The DNA region GATTTGGGAAAGAACAAGTATTAGTAGAGGATCAGGCTTCTTTTAATAATGTCGATGCTTTTCTATTAAAAGAACATGACTTGGTTTATCAAAATGAAATGATCAGCGGGGCAGGTGCAATGTTAGTTGGCGGCTTTGCATTTGACCATCACTCGATAGAACAAAATGAGTGGGGTGAGATGGATCGGGGATTGTTTTATTTATCAACATTCCTGTTTTCTCAAAAAAATGAACAAAGATATTTGACGATCAATTTTAGTGCTGAAAGTTTAGCAGAATTAGAGCATAAATGGCATGCTCTAAATGAGCAGATAGAAGAGATAATGCAGGAACAAGTGAAAACAAACACAACTTTTCAGGAAATTATTGCAGAAGAAGTAGCTGTTTCTGAATGGATGAAATTGGTCGACCAAACAGTGGAACAATTAAAACAATCTGGACTATTAGAAAAGGTTGTTTTAGCTAGACGAATGAAAGTAACAACCAATGACTTTTTTCAAGCAGAATATATTTTGAGAAATCTACAGGAGCAGCAGACGAATACTTATTTTTTTGTGCTGGAATCAGCTGATCAACTTTTTATTGGTGCAACTCCGGAACGGTTGCTGAAGGCAACTGACACAGCTTTTTCGACAGCAAGCATCGCTGGTTCTGTTTCACGTGGAACAACTGCCGCTGAAGATGAAGAATTGGGTAAGTATTTACTGAACGATATGAAAAATCGACAAGAACATAAAATTGTTGTCGATCGAATTACTAGAGAAGTAGAGCAGATGACAGGTGTTTCAATTTTACCTCAGACGCCTAAGCTATTAAAAAATCGGGACATTCAGCATCTACATCTACCAATTGAGGGAAAACGACAAAAAGAGTATCGTTTTTTAAAAGGAGTAAAACAACTTCATCCAACACCAGCATTAGGTGGGGAACCAAAAGAATTGGCTTTGGAATGGTTAAGACAGCATGAAGAGTTAGATAGAGGTCTATATGGTGCACCGATCGGTTGGGTTGCGATCAAGGAAGATATTGGTGAATTTGCCGTTGGTATACGTTCGGCAGTTTTTTCGGGCGATACTGGCTATTTATATGCTGGCTGTGGGATCGTAAAGGATTCACAAGCAGAGCAGGAAAGAGAAGAAACCAAAATCAAATTTCAACCAATGTTAAGAGGAATAGGAGGGAAGATCAATGACAAATCAAATTGATATGACACGATATTTACACTCCTTTGTCGAAGGCATGATTAGTAGTGGCGTCAGTCAGGCAGTGATTAGTCCCGGATCTAGATCTACTCCTTTAGCTTTATTGCTGCATCGACAAGAAAAGATAGAGACGTTTGTTGAAGTCGATGAGCGTTCGGCAGCTTTTTTTGCACTTGGATTAAGTAAAGCAAGTAATAAACCAGTTGCCTTGTTGTGTACTTCAGGAACAGCAGCTGCAAATTATTATCCAGCAATCTGTGAAGCTAAAGCGAGTCACGTTCCATTGATCATTTTAACGACGGATCGCCCACATGAATTACGACAAGTAGGTGCACCGCAATCTATGGATCAGCTTCAATTATTCCAAAATCATGTTAAATTATTTGTAGAAATGGCTATTCCGGAAGGAACAAAAGAAATGCAGGACTACGCTTATTGGCAAGGAATGCGCTCGACAGATACAGCTTCCCAAATGCCCAAAGGACCTGTACACTTAAATTTTCCCTTAAGAGAACCTTTATTGCCAGATTTGTCTTCCTCATTAAAAACGAAACGGCAAACAGAAATCATTGCAGGAAAGCCGCAGCTGACAGAAAAGCAATTGATTCAGTGCATCAATGCTTTGCAAGGTAAAAAAGGTGTGCTAGTTGTTGGGGGAAGTCACACACCTAAAGAAGCACGTTTATTTGTTGAATTAGCAGAGGCATTAAACTGGCCTATCATTAGTGATCCGCTGACGAATATTACCTCTTGTGGTCTTGACAGCTCACTGATCATGAGTTGTGCGGATTTATTTATTCAAGAAGTAACTATGATTCATCGACCAGAAGTCGTTGTTCGTTTTGGTATGCTGCCGATTTCAAAAAATACGATGTTTTGGCTTCGATCACTTGAGAAAACAGAGACGATCATCTATTTTGTAGATGAGACCGGTGAATGGCAGGATCAATTAAAGCAAACACAAGTTGCGATTCAAGTTCAAGAACAGCCATTTCTTCAAGCAGTTAAAGAAAATATCACAGTAAAAACATCAGGATCGTGGACTGCTCAATGGATTAAATGGCAAAAAATAACTGAACAGGTATTAGAAGAATTAGCTGAAATGAACCAGCTCAACGAAACTTCTGCGAGCCTTTTAGTTCATAAACAAATGATGGCTGACGGTCAATTATTCGTTTCAAACAGTAACGCCATTCGTTTTATCGATCGGTTTGCTGCTGTAGAAAATACTAGCTATCATCTATTTGGGAATCGCGGGATCAATGGAATCGATGGAATCGTTTCGACAGCTTTAGGTATGTGTGCGACGAACCCTAAACGCCAAAATATTTTGCTGATTGGTGATCTGGCCCTGTATCATGATATGAATGGATTATTATTAGCCCAAAGATATCATTTACCTTTAACGATCATATTGTTGAATAATAATGGTGGCGGTATTTTTTCTTTCCTTTCTCAAAGAGAACTGGAGAAAGAGGATTTTGAACCGATTTTTGGCACACCAATTGATTTAGATTTTTCCCTTGTGGCAAAGTTATATGGTGCTGAATATACAAAAGCTGAAACTTTAGAACAGCTGGATTTATTATTAGAGCAGACAAAAACAGAGCCGAAATTTCAACTAATCGAAATCATTGGGGATCGTGAAAAGAATGTTCGTTTACAGGAACAAATAATGAACGTGCTAAAGGAAAAATTGGAGCAAGACAGATGAATATAGAAATTAATGGTGTAGATTACTATTATGAATGGTTATCTTATAAAAAAGGGTGTCCCACTTTAGTCTGTCTGCATGGCTTTACAGGTAGTGGACAAACCTTTGCGCCAGTCTTTCAGGGAAAATCTGATTTTAATATTTTAGTGATCGATTTAATTGGACACGGTCGATCCTCTATTCATGTGCATCCTTACCGTTATCAGTTAGACTCGTTGTGTCAGGATTTAGCTTTACTAACTGAAAAGCTGGGTATTTCGGTATTTTCATTATTAGGCTATTCTATGGGGGCTAGAGCAGCTTTAGGGTTCTACTATCTATTTCCTCATAAAGTTCAACAACTGATCTTAGAGAGCGGTTCTCCGGGCTTAAAAAGTCGATCAGAACGAACAAGACGTCAATTATCA from Enterococcus sp. 9D6_DIV0238 includes:
- the menD gene encoding 2-succinyl-5-enolpyruvyl-6-hydroxy-3-cyclohexene-1-carboxylic-acid synthase codes for the protein MTNQIDMTRYLHSFVEGMISSGVSQAVISPGSRSTPLALLLHRQEKIETFVEVDERSAAFFALGLSKASNKPVALLCTSGTAAANYYPAICEAKASHVPLIILTTDRPHELRQVGAPQSMDQLQLFQNHVKLFVEMAIPEGTKEMQDYAYWQGMRSTDTASQMPKGPVHLNFPLREPLLPDLSSSLKTKRQTEIIAGKPQLTEKQLIQCINALQGKKGVLVVGGSHTPKEARLFVELAEALNWPIISDPLTNITSCGLDSSLIMSCADLFIQEVTMIHRPEVVVRFGMLPISKNTMFWLRSLEKTETIIYFVDETGEWQDQLKQTQVAIQVQEQPFLQAVKENITVKTSGSWTAQWIKWQKITEQVLEELAEMNQLNETSASLLVHKQMMADGQLFVSNSNAIRFIDRFAAVENTSYHLFGNRGINGIDGIVSTALGMCATNPKRQNILLIGDLALYHDMNGLLLAQRYHLPLTIILLNNNGGGIFSFLSQRELEKEDFEPIFGTPIDLDFSLVAKLYGAEYTKAETLEQLDLLLEQTKTEPKFQLIEIIGDREKNVRLQEQIMNVLKEKLEQDR
- a CDS encoding isochorismate synthase; its protein translation is MSIPNELKEAYVNGYRQFSWIKKINEHTESLRTYFEKGQKYFKGTRFYWQTPEQELILVGFGKEQVLVEDQASFNNVDAFLLKEHDLVYQNEMISGAGAMLVGGFAFDHHSIEQNEWGEMDRGLFYLSTFLFSQKNEQRYLTINFSAESLAELEHKWHALNEQIEEIMQEQVKTNTTFQEIIAEEVAVSEWMKLVDQTVEQLKQSGLLEKVVLARRMKVTTNDFFQAEYILRNLQEQQTNTYFFVLESADQLFIGATPERLLKATDTAFSTASIAGSVSRGTTAAEDEELGKYLLNDMKNRQEHKIVVDRITREVEQMTGVSILPQTPKLLKNRDIQHLHLPIEGKRQKEYRFLKGVKQLHPTPALGGEPKELALEWLRQHEELDRGLYGAPIGWVAIKEDIGEFAVGIRSAVFSGDTGYLYAGCGIVKDSQAEQEREETKIKFQPMLRGIGGKINDKSN